From a single Nicotiana tomentosiformis chromosome 2, ASM39032v3, whole genome shotgun sequence genomic region:
- the LOC104086733 gene encoding transcriptional corepressor LEUNIG_HOMOLOG-like isoform X1 — protein MPEEKWFLSFSFLQRLELAILDYMTKRGFRQTREVFATEILANPDPVVINSPEGFLQEWWNMFFEAFSSRFPEAAVLAAESFDKVAQTVKSIVSNGGPANPSYASNHTGADISNVMASSPIIPPPHLIASSPLMESGSPDLMDAKISDLLSSICELPNLSPPRDMPSSSQFLEMSEMDGMLPFASNSGYPLQQIPTVPPQWNARDDMPGINFGGATQLGPNIGAPANALPPLPEPSDAGNNRFLQQSSHQGWPLAGVGPVPPVISHQVVHPSVIVPTQKEQFLRTKFSPQQDALPEVAVQMFDKLNFPAPASSGDFNRVLIQAGSSGKDAGMLGDKNKRTPKNLPDDKQILAPIGGKQMKDSGKQIAVQEQANQLRLQSSNKSGRKRKTSSISLAAVGKEKATTDRIMNGNIDSYLSRGDAGLIAASNSLAALRKSIAACIESDRKGITIKEIGSLHATKSKLLCCHFHSQGKLLATAGHERKVVIWDVENSDVKCGEGHAHLITDIRFRPNSMMFASSSFDRTVMLWDAAKPSNPFKSLVGHAEHVMSTDFHPTKAGLLSSCDSNDEIRLWDVDEGDCKLIFKGGSRQVRFQPRFGNLLASSTGNVINIFDVETNSIQQKFEGHVRDVRSICWDMSGNFLASVSEDSARIWCVSGGKCLHELCSSGNKFQSCTFHPDRAQLLAIGSHELLELWNPMYQSHRTWPHRAHDDIISSFADSPPTGTIASVSHDQYIKIWQ, from the exons ATGCCAGAGGAAAAGTGGTTCCTTTCGTTTTCCTTTCTTCAAAG ACTTGAACTTGCCATTCTTGATTACATGACTAAGAGAGGTTTCCGTCAGACTCGTGAGGTATTCGCCACAGAAATTCTTGCTAATCCAGATCCTGTTG TTATCAATTCTCCTGAAGGATTTCTGCAAGAGTGGTGGAATATGTTTTTTGAAGCTTTCAGCTCTAGGTTCCCTGAGGCTGCTGTACTAGCTGCCGAATCCTTTGATAAG GTTGCACAGACAGTGAAGAGCATTGTGTCTAATGGTGGTCCTGCAAATCCATCCTATGCTTCTAACCATACAGGAGCAGACATCTCTAATGTGATGGCGTCCTCTCCTATAATTCCGCCCCCTCATTTGATAGCATCCTCTCCATTGATGGAATCCGGCAGTCCTGATCTTATGGATGCTAAGATTTCAGATTTATTGTCATCCATTTGTGAATTACCAAATTTATCTCCTCCAAGGGACATGCCATCAAGCTCACAGTTTCTTGAGATGAGTGAAATGGATGGCATGCTTCCATTTGCAAGCAATTCCGG CTATCCATTGCAGCAAATTCCAACTGTTCCTCCACAGTGGAATGCAAGA GATGACATGCCTGGTATAAACTTTGGAGGAGCTACACAATTGGGACCAAATATTGGTGCCCCTGCAAATGCTTTGCCTCCTTTGCCAGAACCTTCTGATGCGG GGAACAACAGGTTTCTCCAACAATCATCTCATCAAGGATGGCCGTTAGCT GGAGTTGGCCCAGTTCCCCCTGTCATTAGCCATCAAGTAGTACATCCTAGTGTAATAGTACCAACTCAAAAGGAACAGTTTTTGAGAACTAAATTCTCTCCTCAACAGGATGCATTACCAGAAGTGGCAGTTCAAATGTTTGATAAGCTCAACTTTCCTGCTCCTGCAAGTTCTGGTGATTTCAATCGTGTGCTCATTCAAGCTGGATCGAGTGGAAAAGATGCAGGA ATGCTTGgtgataaaaataaaagaaccCCAAAGAATTTACCAGATGACAAGCAAATATTAGCTCCTATAGGAGGAAAGCAAATGAAAGATTCTGGGAAGCAAATTGCAGTGCAGGAGCAAGCGAACCAGCTGAGATTGCAGTCTTCAAATAAG AGTGGCAGAAAGAGGAAAACGTCATCGATTTCTCTGGCAGCT GTTGGGAAAGAGAAAGCTACTACAGATCGTATTATGAATGGCAATATCGACAGCTACTTATCCCGGGGAGATGCTGGTCTGATTGCTGCAAGTAATTCACTCGCTGCATTGAGGAAAAGTATTGCTGCTTGCATTGAATCTGACCGGAAAG GCATCACTATTAAAGAGATTGGAAGCCTTCACGCAACAAAGAGCAAGCTCCTATGTTGCCACTTCCATTCACAAGGAAAGTTGTTGGCTACTGCTGGTCATGAGAGGAAG GTTGTAATTTGGGACGTGGAAAATAGTGATGTTAAATGTGGAGAAGGTCATGCTCATCTCATTACAGATATCCGTTTTAGACCAAACTCAATGATGTTTGCATCATCCTCTTTTGACAGAACTGTGATGTTATGGGATGCAGCCAAG CCAAGCAACCCTTTCAAAAGCCTTGTCGGGCACGCTGAGCATGTGATGTCCACAGATTTTCATCCAACAAAGGCCGGTCTCCTCAGCTCTTGTGATAGCAATGATGAGATTAGACTGTGGGATGTCGATGAGGGCGATTGCAAACTCATTTTTAAG GGAGGTAGTAGACAAGTTAGATTTCAACCTCGATTTGGGAACTTATTGGCAAGTTCTACAGGaaatgttataaatatatttGATGTGGAGACTAACAGCATCCAACAAAAGTTCGAA GGTCATGTCAGAGACGTCCGTTCAATCTGTTGGGATATGAGCGGGAATTTCCTGGCATCTGTGAGCGAGGATAGTGCACGGATATGGTGTGTTAGCGGAGGAAAGTGTTTACATGAACTTTGCTCCAGTGGCAATAAGTTCCAGTCATGCACTTTCCACCCTGACCGCGCTCAACTCTTGGCGATTGGTTCTCATGAG TTACTGGAGCTGTGGAATCCAATGTACCAGAGCCACAGAACTTGGCCACACCGAGCACATGATGATATAATTTCTTCATTTGCAGATTCACCTCCGACAGGAACCATAGCCTCAGTGAGTCATGACCAGTATATCAAGATATGGCAGTGA
- the LOC104086733 gene encoding transcriptional corepressor LEUNIG_HOMOLOG-like isoform X2 codes for MPEEKWFLSFSFLQRLELAILDYMTKRGFRQTREVFATEILANPDPVVINSPEGFLQEWWNMFFEAFSSRFPEAAVLAAESFDKVAQTVKSIVSNGGPANPSYASNHTGADISNVMASSPIIPPPHLIASSPLMESGSPDLMDAKISDLLSSICELPNLSPPRDMPSSSQFLEMSEMDGMLPFASNSGYPLQQIPTVPPQWNARDDMPGINFGGATQLGPNIGAPANALPPLPEPSDAGNNRFLQQSSHQGWPLADALPEVAVQMFDKLNFPAPASSGDFNRVLIQAGSSGKDAGMLGDKNKRTPKNLPDDKQILAPIGGKQMKDSGKQIAVQEQANQLRLQSSNKSGRKRKTSSISLAAVGKEKATTDRIMNGNIDSYLSRGDAGLIAASNSLAALRKSIAACIESDRKGITIKEIGSLHATKSKLLCCHFHSQGKLLATAGHERKVVIWDVENSDVKCGEGHAHLITDIRFRPNSMMFASSSFDRTVMLWDAAKPSNPFKSLVGHAEHVMSTDFHPTKAGLLSSCDSNDEIRLWDVDEGDCKLIFKGGSRQVRFQPRFGNLLASSTGNVINIFDVETNSIQQKFEGHVRDVRSICWDMSGNFLASVSEDSARIWCVSGGKCLHELCSSGNKFQSCTFHPDRAQLLAIGSHELLELWNPMYQSHRTWPHRAHDDIISSFADSPPTGTIASVSHDQYIKIWQ; via the exons ATGCCAGAGGAAAAGTGGTTCCTTTCGTTTTCCTTTCTTCAAAG ACTTGAACTTGCCATTCTTGATTACATGACTAAGAGAGGTTTCCGTCAGACTCGTGAGGTATTCGCCACAGAAATTCTTGCTAATCCAGATCCTGTTG TTATCAATTCTCCTGAAGGATTTCTGCAAGAGTGGTGGAATATGTTTTTTGAAGCTTTCAGCTCTAGGTTCCCTGAGGCTGCTGTACTAGCTGCCGAATCCTTTGATAAG GTTGCACAGACAGTGAAGAGCATTGTGTCTAATGGTGGTCCTGCAAATCCATCCTATGCTTCTAACCATACAGGAGCAGACATCTCTAATGTGATGGCGTCCTCTCCTATAATTCCGCCCCCTCATTTGATAGCATCCTCTCCATTGATGGAATCCGGCAGTCCTGATCTTATGGATGCTAAGATTTCAGATTTATTGTCATCCATTTGTGAATTACCAAATTTATCTCCTCCAAGGGACATGCCATCAAGCTCACAGTTTCTTGAGATGAGTGAAATGGATGGCATGCTTCCATTTGCAAGCAATTCCGG CTATCCATTGCAGCAAATTCCAACTGTTCCTCCACAGTGGAATGCAAGA GATGACATGCCTGGTATAAACTTTGGAGGAGCTACACAATTGGGACCAAATATTGGTGCCCCTGCAAATGCTTTGCCTCCTTTGCCAGAACCTTCTGATGCGG GGAACAACAGGTTTCTCCAACAATCATCTCATCAAGGATGGCCGTTAGCT GATGCATTACCAGAAGTGGCAGTTCAAATGTTTGATAAGCTCAACTTTCCTGCTCCTGCAAGTTCTGGTGATTTCAATCGTGTGCTCATTCAAGCTGGATCGAGTGGAAAAGATGCAGGA ATGCTTGgtgataaaaataaaagaaccCCAAAGAATTTACCAGATGACAAGCAAATATTAGCTCCTATAGGAGGAAAGCAAATGAAAGATTCTGGGAAGCAAATTGCAGTGCAGGAGCAAGCGAACCAGCTGAGATTGCAGTCTTCAAATAAG AGTGGCAGAAAGAGGAAAACGTCATCGATTTCTCTGGCAGCT GTTGGGAAAGAGAAAGCTACTACAGATCGTATTATGAATGGCAATATCGACAGCTACTTATCCCGGGGAGATGCTGGTCTGATTGCTGCAAGTAATTCACTCGCTGCATTGAGGAAAAGTATTGCTGCTTGCATTGAATCTGACCGGAAAG GCATCACTATTAAAGAGATTGGAAGCCTTCACGCAACAAAGAGCAAGCTCCTATGTTGCCACTTCCATTCACAAGGAAAGTTGTTGGCTACTGCTGGTCATGAGAGGAAG GTTGTAATTTGGGACGTGGAAAATAGTGATGTTAAATGTGGAGAAGGTCATGCTCATCTCATTACAGATATCCGTTTTAGACCAAACTCAATGATGTTTGCATCATCCTCTTTTGACAGAACTGTGATGTTATGGGATGCAGCCAAG CCAAGCAACCCTTTCAAAAGCCTTGTCGGGCACGCTGAGCATGTGATGTCCACAGATTTTCATCCAACAAAGGCCGGTCTCCTCAGCTCTTGTGATAGCAATGATGAGATTAGACTGTGGGATGTCGATGAGGGCGATTGCAAACTCATTTTTAAG GGAGGTAGTAGACAAGTTAGATTTCAACCTCGATTTGGGAACTTATTGGCAAGTTCTACAGGaaatgttataaatatatttGATGTGGAGACTAACAGCATCCAACAAAAGTTCGAA GGTCATGTCAGAGACGTCCGTTCAATCTGTTGGGATATGAGCGGGAATTTCCTGGCATCTGTGAGCGAGGATAGTGCACGGATATGGTGTGTTAGCGGAGGAAAGTGTTTACATGAACTTTGCTCCAGTGGCAATAAGTTCCAGTCATGCACTTTCCACCCTGACCGCGCTCAACTCTTGGCGATTGGTTCTCATGAG TTACTGGAGCTGTGGAATCCAATGTACCAGAGCCACAGAACTTGGCCACACCGAGCACATGATGATATAATTTCTTCATTTGCAGATTCACCTCCGACAGGAACCATAGCCTCAGTGAGTCATGACCAGTATATCAAGATATGGCAGTGA